One window of the Puntigrus tetrazona isolate hp1 chromosome 13, ASM1883169v1, whole genome shotgun sequence genome contains the following:
- the vcla gene encoding vinculin a isoform X3, whose amino-acid sequence MPVFHTKTIESILEPVAQQISHLVIMHEEGEVDGKAIPDLTSPVAAVQAAVSNLVRVGKETVQTTEDKIMKRDMPPAFIKVENACAKLVEAAHMLRTDPYSVPARDYLIDGSRGILSGTSDLLLTFDEAEVRKIIRVCKGILEYLTVAEVVETMEDLITYTKNLGPGMTKMAKMIDERQQELTHQEHRVMLVTSMNTVKELLPVLISAIKIFVTTKCIKSHGVEEALKNRNYTFEKMSTEINEIIRVLQLTSWDEDAWANKKDTEAMRRALALIESKMGQAKGWLRDPNGLPGDPGEHALRHILDEAGKVGELCAGKERREILGTAKTLGQMTDQVSDMRARGQGATPMGMQKAQQVGQGLDILVGKVENAARKLEALTNAKQAIAKRIDTAQSWLADPNGGPEGEENIRALLAEAKRIADLCEDPKERDDILRSISEVAGLTARLVELRKMGKGDTPEARALAKQIGTALQNLQAKTNRAVANMRPAKAAVTLEGKMEQALHWINNPGVDDRGVGQAAIRGLIAEGRRLANSLPGPYKQDLLAKCERVEQLMMQLADLAARGEGESPQARAVAAHLLEAIKDLKAKMQEAMTQEVSDVFSDTTTPIKLLAVAATAPLEAPNREEVFEERASNFENHANRLGATAEKAAAVGTANKSTVEGIQAAVKSARDLTPQVTSAARILLKNPGNQAAYEHFETMKNQWIDNIEKMTSLVDEAIDTKSLLDASEEAIKKDIDKCRVAMANVQPQMLVAGATSIARRANRVLLVAKREVENSEDPKFRELVKAASDELGRTISPMVMAAKAVAGNIQDPGSQKSFLDSGYRILAAVGKVREAFQPQEPDFPPPPPDLDQLHVSDDQAPPKPPLPEGEVPPPRPPPPEEKDEEFPEQKAGEMVSEPMMVAARQLHDEARKWSSKGNDIIGAAKRMALLMAEMSRLVRGGSGNKRALIQCAKDIAKASDEVTRLAKEVAKQCTDKRIRTNLLQVCERIPTISTQLKILSTVKATMLGRTNISEEESEQATEMLVHNAQNLMQSVKETVREAEAASIKIRTDAGFTLRWVRKTPWYQ is encoded by the exons GTGGGGAAAGAGACGGTACAGACCACAGAAGACAAGATTATGAAGAGAGACATGCCTCCGGCCTTCATTAA ggTGGAGAATGCCTGTGCAAAGCTGGTGGAAGCAGCTCATATGCTGAGGACAGACCCGTACTCTGTCCCGGCCCGTGATTACCTCATCGATGGCTCGCGGGGCATCCTCTCTGGCACTTCAGACCTACTTCTGACCTTTGACGAGGCAGAG GTGCGTAAAATTATCCGGGTGTGTAAGGGCATCCTGGAGTACCTGACCGTTGCAGAGGTTGTGGAAACCATGGAGGATTTGATCACTTACACTAAAAACCTGGGACCAG GCATGACGAAAATGGCAAAGATGATTGACGAGCGGCAACAGGAGCTGACGCACCAGGAGCACCGCGTGATGCTGGTCACCTCCATGAACACAGTGAAGGAACTGCTGCCCGTGCTTATATCAG CCATTAAAATCTTTGTGACAACCAAGTGCATTAAGAGTCATGGAGTAGAGGAGGCCTTGAAGAACAGAAACTACACGTTTGAGAAGATGAGCACCGAGATCAACGAGATAATCAGAGTGCTGCAACTCACGTCATGGGACGAGGATGCCTGGGCCAACAAA aaggACACAGAGGCAATGAGGAGAGCGCTAGCACTGATCGAGTCAAAGATGGGTCAGGCTAAAGGCTGGCTGAGGGACCCTAACGGTCTACCAG GAGATCCGGGAGAGCATGCGCTGCGCCACATACTGGATGAAGCAGGAAAAGTGGGCGAGCTTTGCGCAGGGAAAGAGAGACGAGAGATCCTGGGAACAGCCAAGACCTTGGGCCAGATGACAGATCAGGTGTCAGATATGCGCGCCAG AGGTCAGGGTGCCACCCCTATGGGTATGCAGAAAGCTCAGCAGGTGGGCCAGGGTTTGGATATTCTGGTGGGGAAAGTGGAGAACGCTGCTCGGAAGCTGGAGGCCCTGACCAATGCCAAACAGGCCATTGCCAAAAGAATCGACACGGCCCAG AGCTGGCTGGCGGATCCTAACGGCGGTCCGGAGGGGGAAGAGAATATCCGTGCTCTTCTGGCGGAGGCCAAGCGCATCGCTGACCTGTGTGAAGACCCTAAAGAGAGAGATGACATCCTGCGCTCCATCAGCGAGGTCGCAGGGCTCACCGCCAGACTGGTCGAACTTCGGAAAAT GGGTAAAGGAGATACTCCAGAGGCTAGAGCTCTGGCCAAACAGATTGGCACAGCTTTGCAGAACTTGCAGGCAAAGACTAACCGTGCTGTGGCCAACATGAGACCTGCCAAGGCCGCTGTTACATTAGAGGGCAAAATGGAGCAGGCCTTGCACTGGATCAACAACCCTGGAGTGGACGATCGTGGAGTAG GCCAGGCTGCCATACGGGGGCTGATAGCGGAAGGCCGCCGGCTGGCGAACTCTCTACCAGGTCCATACAAACAGGATCTGCTAGCAAAGTGTGAGCGAGTGGAGCAGCTGATGATGCAGTTGGCAGATCTTGCGGCAcggggagagggagagagtccTCAGGCGCGCGCCGTGGCTGCTCATCTTCTGGAGGCAATTAAA gATCTGAAGGCGAAGATGCAGGAAGCAATGACCCAGGAGGTGTCTGATGTTTTTAGTGATACGACTACACCAATTAAACTCCTGGCTGTGGCAGCAACGGCGCCTCTTGAGGCCCCCAACAGAGAGGAG GTCTTTGAAGAAAGGGCGTCTAACTTTGAGAATCATGCCAATAGACTGGGAGCTACAGCGGAGAAGGCCGCTGCTGTGGGGACGGCCAATAAGAGCACAGTTGAAGGCATCCAGGCGGCTGTGAAATCAGCCCGAGATCTAACACCTCAG GTCACTTCTGCTGCACGCATTTTGCTGAAAAACCCTGGCAACCAGGCTGCATATGAACACTTTGAGACCATGAAGAACCAATGGATTGACAACATTGAAAAAATGACTA GTCTTGTGGATGAAGCCATTGACACAAAATCCCTCTTGGATGCATCAGAGGAGGCCATTAAGAAAGACATTGATAAATGCCGGGTTGCGATGGCCAATGTTCAGCCCCAGATGTTGGTTGCAGGGGCCACCAGCATTGCCCGGCGGGCTAACCGGGTCCTTCTGGTGGCCAAACGGGAAGTAGAGAACTCAGAGGACCCTAAATTCAGAGAACTGGTCAAAGCTGCTTCAGATGAACTCGGTAGAACAATCTCACCTATGGTTATGGCTGCCAAAGCCGTGGCAGGAAACATCCAGGATccag GTTCACAAAAGAGCTTCCTGGACTCTGGCTACAGGATCTTGGCTGCTGTTGGAAAAGTCAGGGAAGCCTTCCAGCCTCAGGAGCCTGACtttccacctccacctccagaCCTCGATCAGCTGCAT GTCAGTGACGATCAGGCTCCCCCCAAACCACCCCTCCCAGAGGGAGAGGTTCCTCCCCCGAGACCTCCACCTCCAGAGGAGAAAGATGAGGAGTTCCCCGAGCAGAAAGCCGGCGAGATGGTGAGCGAGCCAATGATGGTGGCTGCCAGGCAGCTACACGACGAGGCCCGTAAATGGTCCAGTAAG GGCAATGACATCATTGGAGCAGCGAAACGCATGGCCCTGCTCATGGCCGAGATGTCCCGTCTAGTGCGTGGAGGCAGTGGGAATAAACGTGCCCTCATTCAGTGCGCCAAGGACATCGCCAAGGCCTCCGATGAGGTCACACGGCTGGCTAAAGAGGTAGCCAAGCAGTGCACAGACAAACGGATTCGCACAAACCTCCTGCAG GTTTGTGAGCGTATTCCAACTATTAGCACTCAGCTGAAGATCCTGTCCACAGTCAAGGCCACCATGCTGGGACGTACAAACATCAGTGAGGAAGAATCCGAGCAG GCCACCGAGATGCTTGTGCACAATGCACAGAACCTCATGCAGTCCGTCAAGGAGACGGTCAGAGAAGCAGAAGCCGCCTCCATTAAGATCCGCACAGATGCAGGGTTCACTCTTCGCTGGGTCCGAAAGACCCCTTGGTACCAGTAA